One genomic region from Streptomyces sp. NBC_00457 encodes:
- a CDS encoding M23 family metallopeptidase has translation MASNRPAPEAPFVPSQREPDTFVYSGFRTDDEGPLEEWNPTEESIRPIRGRHRVSKQRNGAFARSSTVLGVGVIAAVGAGGMASANTGKPPVSISLPDLPSVGSIISDDAAEDSADTATALSTVSVASTESEQSAADAGETLRSRILAQAERQQDQVDSKAAQAVQAAAQKEAAEAAAKAEQEAKAKAAAAKKKAEEEAAAKAEAERLAQLAKQFALPTSSYTITSTFGQAGSLWSSGYHTGLDFAAPTGTLIKAIHSGTITEAGWDGSYGYKTVLTLDDGTELWYAHQSSISVSVGQKVATGDVIGRVGATGNVTGAHLHLEVHTGSSDSGGIDPMAWLRSKGLNP, from the coding sequence GTGGCGTCCAACCGGCCTGCCCCCGAGGCCCCCTTCGTGCCGAGTCAGCGCGAGCCCGACACCTTTGTGTACAGCGGCTTCCGCACCGACGACGAGGGCCCGCTGGAGGAGTGGAACCCCACCGAGGAGTCCATTCGTCCCATACGTGGCCGGCACCGCGTCAGCAAGCAGCGCAACGGTGCATTCGCCCGTAGCTCCACGGTTCTCGGCGTCGGCGTCATAGCCGCCGTCGGCGCGGGCGGTATGGCCAGCGCCAACACCGGCAAGCCGCCGGTGTCCATCTCCCTGCCCGACCTGCCGTCCGTGGGCTCGATCATCTCGGACGACGCCGCCGAGGACTCGGCGGACACCGCGACCGCGCTCAGCACTGTCAGCGTGGCCTCCACCGAGAGCGAGCAGTCCGCCGCCGACGCCGGTGAGACGCTGCGCTCCCGGATCCTCGCCCAGGCCGAGCGGCAGCAGGACCAGGTCGACAGCAAGGCCGCGCAGGCCGTGCAGGCCGCCGCGCAGAAGGAGGCCGCCGAAGCGGCCGCCAAGGCGGAGCAGGAGGCCAAGGCCAAGGCCGCCGCCGCGAAGAAGAAGGCGGAGGAGGAGGCCGCGGCCAAGGCGGAGGCCGAGCGGCTCGCCCAGCTGGCCAAGCAGTTCGCGCTGCCGACCTCCTCGTACACCATCACCTCGACCTTCGGTCAGGCCGGTTCCCTCTGGTCCTCCGGCTACCACACCGGCCTCGACTTCGCCGCCCCCACCGGCACGCTCATCAAGGCCATCCACAGCGGCACGATCACCGAGGCCGGCTGGGACGGCTCCTACGGCTACAAGACCGTCCTCACCCTCGACGACGGCACCGAGCTCTGGTACGCCCACCAGTCCTCGATCAGCGTCAGCGTCGGCCAGAAGGTAGCCACCGGCGACGTCATCGGCCGCGTCGGCGCCACCGGCAACGTCACCGGCGCCCACCTCCACCTCGAGGTCCACACCGGCAGCTCCGACAGCGGCGGCATCGACCCGATGGCCTGGCTGCGAAGCAAGGGGCTGAACCCCTGA
- the trmB gene encoding tRNA (guanosine(46)-N7)-methyltransferase TrmB, with translation MSIRHRRAKGEPRFPDGPKADPAGSHFERRIRSFQPRRSRVTAGQADALQRLWPQWGLDIDGQRVVDLTELFGNANPVVLEIGFGMGEATAQMAAADPGTNILAVDVHTPGQGNLLNLADHHGLSNIRVGNGDAIILLREMLAPDSLDGLRVFFPDPWPKKRHHKRRLIQPEFLSLAATRLKPGATVHCATDWEPYAEQMLEVLSAHPDFENTQPDGGFAPRPDFRPLTRFEGQGLDKGHVVNDLLFRRVLHEGPQ, from the coding sequence ATGTCCATTCGTCACCGCCGGGCCAAGGGGGAGCCGCGGTTTCCTGATGGGCCGAAGGCTGATCCCGCGGGGTCGCATTTTGAGCGGCGGATTCGGAGTTTTCAGCCGCGGCGGAGCAGGGTGACGGCGGGGCAGGCGGATGCGTTGCAGCGGCTGTGGCCCCAGTGGGGGCTGGATATCGACGGGCAGCGGGTCGTCGACCTGACCGAGCTGTTCGGGAACGCGAACCCGGTCGTGCTGGAGATCGGGTTCGGGATGGGGGAGGCGACCGCCCAGATGGCGGCGGCGGACCCCGGTACCAACATCCTCGCCGTCGACGTGCACACCCCCGGCCAGGGCAATCTGCTCAACCTGGCCGACCACCACGGCCTGTCCAACATCCGCGTGGGCAACGGCGACGCGATCATCCTGCTCCGCGAGATGCTCGCCCCCGACTCCCTCGACGGGCTGCGCGTCTTCTTCCCCGACCCCTGGCCGAAGAAGCGGCACCACAAGCGCCGGCTGATCCAGCCGGAGTTCCTCAGCCTCGCCGCGACCCGGCTGAAGCCGGGGGCGACCGTGCACTGCGCGACGGACTGGGAGCCGTACGCCGAACAGATGCTCGAGGTGCTGAGCGCGCACCCGGACTTCGAGAACACGCAGCCCGACGGCGGTTTCGCGCCGCGTCCCGACTTCCGGCCGCTCACCCGTTTCGAGGGCCAGGGGCTGGACAAGGGACATGTCGTGAACGACCTGCTCTTCCGTCGCGTACTGCACGAAGGTCCCCAGTAA
- the lhgO gene encoding L-2-hydroxyglutarate oxidase, protein MRRGSGYDCDVLVVGGGIVGLSTAYAITRAAPGTRVTVLEKEAGPARHQTGRNSGVIHSGIYYKPGSLKARYAVRGAAEMVKFCAEYGIAHAVTGKLIVATDREELPRLHALVQRGRENSIPVRELGPAQVTEYEPEVRSVAAIHVGTTGVCDFVGVARLLAEASGAEIRYGAEVVQVDRRATLGVAVRTRDGAVVRGRVLVNCAGLYCDEVARLTGDEPGMRIVPFRGEYFSLARPELVRGLVYPVPDPAFPFLGVHLTRGIDGGVHIGPNAVPALAREGYGWGTVRVRELGGVLAWPGVWRMAGRHWRYGAGELRRSVSKEAFARAVRRLVPAVTRDDLVPAAAGVRAQAVLRDGTLVDDFMIREGERAVHVLNAPSPAATASLPIGREVARRALAVLGGV, encoded by the coding sequence GTGCGGCGCGGGAGTGGTTACGACTGTGACGTGCTCGTGGTCGGTGGTGGGATCGTCGGGCTGTCGACGGCGTATGCGATCACGCGGGCCGCGCCGGGGACACGGGTGACCGTGCTGGAGAAGGAGGCGGGACCGGCCCGGCACCAGACGGGGCGCAACAGCGGCGTCATCCACAGCGGGATCTACTACAAGCCGGGCTCGCTCAAGGCGCGGTACGCGGTGCGGGGCGCCGCCGAGATGGTGAAGTTCTGCGCGGAGTACGGCATCGCGCACGCCGTCACCGGCAAGCTCATCGTCGCCACCGACCGCGAGGAGCTGCCCCGGCTGCACGCGCTCGTGCAGCGCGGCCGGGAGAACTCCATCCCGGTGCGCGAGCTGGGCCCCGCACAGGTCACGGAGTACGAGCCGGAGGTGCGCTCGGTCGCCGCGATACACGTCGGGACGACCGGCGTCTGCGACTTCGTGGGCGTCGCCCGGCTGCTGGCCGAGGCGTCCGGGGCGGAGATCCGGTACGGCGCGGAGGTCGTGCAGGTGGACCGGCGCGCGACGCTCGGCGTGGCCGTACGGACGCGGGACGGGGCGGTCGTACGGGGGCGGGTGCTGGTCAACTGCGCCGGGCTGTACTGCGACGAGGTGGCGCGGCTGACCGGGGACGAGCCCGGGATGCGGATCGTGCCGTTCCGTGGGGAGTACTTCTCGCTGGCGCGGCCGGAGCTGGTGCGGGGGCTGGTGTATCCGGTGCCGGATCCGGCGTTTCCGTTCCTCGGGGTGCATCTCACGCGCGGGATCGACGGGGGTGTGCACATCGGGCCGAACGCGGTGCCCGCGCTGGCCCGCGAGGGGTACGGGTGGGGGACCGTGCGGGTGCGGGAGCTCGGTGGGGTGCTGGCCTGGCCGGGGGTGTGGCGGATGGCTGGGCGGCACTGGCGGTACGGGGCCGGGGAGCTGCGGCGGTCGGTGTCGAAGGAAGCGTTCGCGCGGGCCGTGCGGAGGCTGGTGCCGGCGGTGACGCGGGACGATCTGGTGCCGGCTGCGGCGGGGGTGCGGGCGCAGGCGGTGTTGCGGGACGGGACGCTGGTGGATGACTTCATGATCCGGGAGGGGGAGCGGGCGGTGCATGTACTGAACGCGCCCTCGCCTGCGGCGACGGCCTCGCTGCCGATCGGGCGGGAGGTGGCGCGGAGGGCGTTGGCTGTGCTGGGCGGGGTGTAG
- a CDS encoding PrsW family intramembrane metalloprotease has product MATSPPFPPYAGDPAGGARRHAHWWQKRWVRYGALITLLALSGLVILALVREQTGTEGFLVGLGLSVFPVPLLIAAFRWLDRVEPGPWRNLLFAFSWGACAAALIAIVANSFATRWIATATADPSSADTLGATVIAPIVEESAKAAAVLLVFLFRRRDFTGIVDGVVIAGVTATGFAFTENILYLGTAFGTDQLTGDRGIASVTAATFFVRIIMSPFAHPLFTVLTGIGFGVAALSADRQHVRRVLVPLSGLLLAMGMHAMWNGSSSFGEYGFFAVYAVFMVPAFGLLTWLVIWTRQRELRTVRAELPAYVAAGWMGPAAPFVLGSMRARRLAREHARRHFGKSAGRAVAQYEAYATSLAFLRHRGRRGRAGADFVVRERELLRELWQRRGVAGPALEHAARVAAPPLPVYGAYGNAVPYPYPAYNPYRT; this is encoded by the coding sequence GTGGCCACCAGTCCCCCGTTCCCCCCATACGCCGGTGATCCCGCCGGTGGCGCACGGCGGCACGCGCACTGGTGGCAGAAGCGATGGGTGCGGTACGGCGCCCTGATCACGCTCCTCGCGCTGTCCGGGCTCGTCATCCTCGCCCTGGTCCGCGAACAGACCGGCACGGAGGGATTCCTGGTCGGGCTCGGCCTCTCGGTGTTCCCCGTGCCACTGCTGATAGCCGCCTTCCGCTGGCTGGACCGGGTCGAACCCGGCCCCTGGCGCAACCTCCTCTTCGCCTTCTCCTGGGGCGCCTGCGCGGCGGCGCTGATAGCGATCGTCGCCAACAGCTTCGCGACCAGATGGATAGCGACGGCGACCGCGGATCCGTCCAGCGCGGACACCCTCGGGGCGACGGTGATAGCGCCGATCGTGGAGGAGTCCGCCAAGGCGGCGGCCGTACTGCTCGTCTTCCTCTTCCGGCGACGCGACTTCACCGGGATCGTCGACGGGGTGGTGATAGCGGGGGTCACCGCGACCGGCTTCGCGTTCACCGAGAACATCCTCTACCTCGGTACGGCCTTCGGGACCGACCAGCTCACCGGCGACCGCGGCATCGCCTCCGTGACCGCGGCGACCTTCTTCGTGCGCATCATCATGTCGCCGTTCGCCCACCCGCTCTTCACCGTCCTCACCGGCATCGGCTTCGGTGTCGCCGCGCTCTCGGCGGACCGGCAGCATGTCCGGCGCGTGCTCGTGCCGTTGTCCGGGCTGCTGCTGGCGATGGGCATGCACGCGATGTGGAACGGCTCGTCGAGCTTCGGCGAGTACGGGTTCTTCGCTGTGTACGCCGTCTTCATGGTGCCCGCGTTCGGGCTGCTGACCTGGCTGGTGATCTGGACGCGGCAGCGGGAGCTGAGGACCGTACGGGCCGAGCTGCCGGCGTATGTCGCCGCGGGCTGGATGGGGCCGGCCGCGCCCTTTGTGCTGGGGTCGATGCGGGCGCGGCGACTGGCCCGGGAGCACGCCCGGCGTCACTTCGGCAAGTCGGCGGGGCGGGCGGTGGCGCAGTACGAGGCGTACGCGACGTCGCTGGCGTTTCTGCGGCATCGGGGGCGGCGGGGGCGGGCCGGGGCCGACTTCGTCGTACGGGAGCGGGAGTTGCTGCGTGAGCTGTGGCAGCGGCGGGGGGTTGCTGGGCCGGCGCTGGAGCATGCGGCGCGGGTGGCTGCGCCGCCTTTGCCGGTGTACGGGGCGTATGGGAATGCGGTGCCGTATCCGTATCCGGCGTACAACCCGTATCGGACCTAG